One segment of Manihot esculenta cultivar AM560-2 chromosome 4, M.esculenta_v8, whole genome shotgun sequence DNA contains the following:
- the LOC110613968 gene encoding protein ELC-like, with the protein MVPPAAAPPSHHATQQFLSSVLSQRGPSSLPYTEDTKWLIRQHLLSLIATYPSLEPKTATFTHNDGRSVNLLQADGTIPMPYQGVTYNIPIIVWLMDSYPRHPPCVYVNPTRDMIIKRPHPYVNPSGLVSVPYLQNWIYPSSNLVDLVRELSGFFGRDPPLYSQRRPNPNPSPSPSPSPSPSPNFAANPSNLSHSSTFGSLGPTGGHAGFPRPMNRPYPPSPYSGGSSGGAPGRPQTEDAAEVYKRNAINKIVETVHGDIMQLRKARELEMEGLFSAQAVLRRREEEINKGLKEMQDDKEGLEAQLQFVLMNTDVLEAWVRENKEKSKGNAGDLDVDNMFECADALSKQMLDCTAADLAIEDTVYSLDKAVQEGAVPFDQYLRNVRLLSREQFFHRATATKVRAVQMQAQVASMAARAPHFAS; encoded by the coding sequence ATGGTTCCACCAGCGGCAGCGCCACCGAGCCACCATGCCACTCAACAATTCCTCTCCTCAGTCCTCTCTCAACGCGGCCCCTCCTCCCTTCCTTACACCGAAGACACCAAATGGCTAATCCGCCAGCACCTCCTCTCTCTCATCGCCACCTACCCTTCTCTCGAACCTAAAACCGCTACTTTCACCCACAACGATGGTCGTTCCGTCAACCTCCTCCAAGCCGACGGCACCATCCCCATGCCGTATCAGGGTGTAACTTACAACATTCCGATCATCGTCTGGCTCATGGACTCTTATCCTCGCCATCCTCCTTGCGTCTATGTGAATCCCACGCGCGATATGATCATCAAGCGTCCTCATCCTTACGTTAACCCTTCTGGGTTAGTCTCTGTTCCTTATTTGCAGAACTGGATATACCCCAGCTCTAATCTCGTCGATCTAGTTCGCGAATTGAGTGGGTTTTTTGGCCGTGATCCTCCTCTCTATTCCCAACGCCGCCCAAACCCTAATCCAAGTCCTAGTCCTAGTCCTAGCCCTAGCCCTAGCCCCAATTTTGCTGCGAATCCATCCAATTTATCGCATTCTTCGACTTTCGGGTCCTTGGGTCCTACTGGTGGGCACGCTGGATTTCCGCGTCCAATGAATAGGCCATACCCGCCATCGCCTTACAGTGGTGGTAGTAGTGGTGGTGCGCCAGGGAGGCCGCAAACTGAGGACGCTGCGGAGGTGTATAAGAGGAATGCAATCAATAAGATTGTGGAGACTGTTCATGGGGACATCATGCAATTGAGGAAGGCTAGGGAGTTGGAAATGGAGGGTTTGTTCAGTGCGCAGGCTGTGTTGAGGAGGAGGGAAGAGGAAATTAATAAGGGACTTAAGGAAATGCAAGATGATAAAGAGGGTTTGGAGGCGCAACTACAATTTGTATTGATGAATACAGATGTTCTGGAGGCGTGGGTGAGAGAAAACAAAGAGAAAAGTAAAGGGAATGCAGGGGATTTGGATGTAGACAATATGTTTGAGTGCGCTGATGCTCTGTCAAAGCAGATGTTGGACTGTACAGCAGCAGATTTAGCTATTGAGGACACAGTTTATTCCTTAGATAAGGCAGTGCAGGAAGGGGCAGTGCCATTTGATCAATACTTAAGGAATGTAAGATTGTTGTCAAGGGAGCAGTTTTTCCATCGGGCTACTGCCACGAAAGTTAGGGCCGTGCAGATGCAGGCTCAGGTTGCTAGCATGGCTGCTAGAGCTCCACATTTTGCTTCCTGA
- the LOC110613861 gene encoding galactoside 2-alpha-L-fucosyltransferase isoform X1 has product MEIFQVTNGRLGFLSKRFTTILVICFIALPVLVMAVMMSTNSKFDISSILGVEVQNATALDVDSKPTTTSIPDDKLNDTQAHVFGRGSDSEYESSQLTSTPDSKLLNGSLAPRFGKASDPEYEYSQPTSTPDDKQLSKTLASSSSGGSVSENDTSQSTSIHNVNLLNGTFASRFGERPGSRNDSSESTSMANDKLLDGLSPPGFDERSCLSKYGSVLYRKISSHKPSPFLLSKLRNYENLHKRCGPYTEPYNRTLKILKSGHVGSTTMCKYVVWRPDNGLGNRMVSIASSFLYALLTNRVLLLDHGTDMADLFCEPFPNTSWLLPMDFPLRNQFRNSELRYAHSLGGMLEKDRKNLLMGSTPPYLYLTIKKRDYDLDKEIFYCDKNQALLGKIPWLILLSEQYFAPSFFLIPSFKNEATKLFPEKETVFHHLGRYLFNPSNQVWKQLITRFYDANLANADERIGLQLRVFHANAGQIQTVVDQLLACTLKKKLLPEIDTRNSVASSSNNWTSTKAILITSLYPEFYKNLSNRYLVHPSLTGEVFGVYQPSHEGYQHRGDNKHNMKAWAEIYLLSLCDVLVTSAWSTFGYVAQSLGGLKPWILHKPGHGVYLPCKRATSMEPCFHYPFSYDCKSKNKVDAGSLVPYIRQCEDRELGIKLFDDEQS; this is encoded by the exons ATGGAAATCTTTCAAGTCACCAATGGAAGATTGGGGTTCCTATCCAAAAGATTCACAACAATATTAGTCATTTGTTTCATAGCTTTACCAGTTCTAGTCATGGCTGTAATGATGTCTACAAACTCAAAGTTTGATATAAGTTCAATCCTCGGCGTAGAAGTCCAAAATGCCACAGCATTAGATGTGG ACTCGAAGCCTACTACTACCAGCATACCAGATGACAAGCTGAATGATACTCAGGCTCATGTATTTGGAAGAGGTTCAG ATTCAGAATATGAGTCTTCTCAACTTACCAGCACTCCAGATAGCAAACTGCTTAATGGAAGTCTGGCTCCTAGATTTGGCAAAGCATCAG ATCCAGAATACGAGTACTCTCAACCTACCAGCACACCCGATGACAAACAACTTAGTAAAACTTTAGCATCCAGTTCAAGTGGAGGATCAG TTTCAGAAAATGATACCTCCCAGTCAACCAGCATTCACAATGTCAACTTGCTTAATGGAACTTTTGCTTCCAGGTTTGGTGAAAGACCAGGTTCAAGAAATGATTCGTCTGAATCTACCAGCATGGCTAATGATAAGTTGCTTGATGGTTTAAGCCCTCCTGGATTTGATGAAAGATCCTGCCTAAGCAAGTATGGTTCTGTCCTCTATCGCAAAATTTCATCCCACAAGCCCTCCCCATTTCTCCTTTCAAAACTGCGAAACTATGAAAATCTTCACAAACGCTGTGGGCCCTATACCGAACCCTACAACAGAACCTTAAAGATACTGAAATCTGGCCATGTAGGTAGTACCACAATGTGCAAATACGTTGTATGGAGACCTGATAATGGCTTGGGAAATAGGATGGTAAGCATCGCTTCATCATTTCTTTATGCTCTCCTCACTAACAGAGTCTTGCTTCTTGATCATGGGACTGACATGGCTGATCTCTTCTGCGAGCCATTTCCAAATACTTCATGGTTATTACCTATGGACTTTCCTCTTAGAAACCAATTTCGAAATTCTGAGCTGAGATATGCTCATAGTCTGGGAGGCATGCTAGAAAAAGACCGCAAAAACCTATTAATGGGGTCAACTCCACCATATCTATATCTTACTATTAAAAAACGTGATTATGATCTAGATAAAGAAATTTTCTACTGTGACAAAAACCAAGCTCTTCTTGGAAAAATCCCTTGGTTGATTCTGTTATCAGAGCAATATTTTGCCCCTTCATTCTTCTTGATTCCATCTTTCAAGAACGAGGCAACCAAATTGTTCCCTGAAAAAGAAACTGTTTTCCATCATTTGGGTCGATATCTTTTCAATCCCTCAAATCAAGTATGGAAGCAGCTAATCACCAGGTTCTATGATGCAAACCTAGCCAATGCAGATGAAAGGATTGGCCTCCAACTAAGGGTATTCCATGCTAATGCTGGTCAAATTCAAACTGTCGTGGATCAGTTATTAGCATGTACTCTAAAGAAGAAACTTCTACCAGAAATAGATACAAGAAATTCTGTTGCTTCCTCTTCCAACAACTGGACGTCAACAAAAGCTATTTTGATAACATCTTTATATCCTGagttctacaagaatttgagtAATAGGTATTTGGTGCACCCATCTTTGACAGGGGAAGTTTTTGGCGTGTACCAGCCAAGCCATGAAGGATATCAGCACCGAGGAGATAATAAGCACAATATGAAGGCATGGGCTGAAATATATCTCCTGAGTTTGTGTGATGTGTTGGTGACTAGTGCTTGGTCAACCTTTGGCTATGTGGCGCAAAGTCTTGGAGGTTTGAAACCATGGATTTTGCATAAGCCGGGGCATGGAGTTTATCTTCCTTGTAAACGAGCCACGTCTATGGAGCCTTGTTTCCATTATCCTTTCAGTTATGATTGCAAGTCAAAGAACAAAGTTGATGCTGGTAGTCTTGTTCCTTACATAAGGCAATGTGAGGATAGAGAGTTGGGGATCAAGTTGTTTGATGATGAACAATCGTAG
- the LOC110613861 gene encoding galactoside 2-alpha-L-fucosyltransferase isoform X2 — protein MEIFQVTNGRLGFLSKRFTTILVICFIALPVLVMAVMMSTNSKFDISSILGVEVQNATALDVDSKPTTTSIPDDKLNDTQAHVFGRGSDPEYEYSQPTSTPDDKQLSKTLASSSSGGSVSENDTSQSTSIHNVNLLNGTFASRFGERPGSRNDSSESTSMANDKLLDGLSPPGFDERSCLSKYGSVLYRKISSHKPSPFLLSKLRNYENLHKRCGPYTEPYNRTLKILKSGHVGSTTMCKYVVWRPDNGLGNRMVSIASSFLYALLTNRVLLLDHGTDMADLFCEPFPNTSWLLPMDFPLRNQFRNSELRYAHSLGGMLEKDRKNLLMGSTPPYLYLTIKKRDYDLDKEIFYCDKNQALLGKIPWLILLSEQYFAPSFFLIPSFKNEATKLFPEKETVFHHLGRYLFNPSNQVWKQLITRFYDANLANADERIGLQLRVFHANAGQIQTVVDQLLACTLKKKLLPEIDTRNSVASSSNNWTSTKAILITSLYPEFYKNLSNRYLVHPSLTGEVFGVYQPSHEGYQHRGDNKHNMKAWAEIYLLSLCDVLVTSAWSTFGYVAQSLGGLKPWILHKPGHGVYLPCKRATSMEPCFHYPFSYDCKSKNKVDAGSLVPYIRQCEDRELGIKLFDDEQS, from the exons ATGGAAATCTTTCAAGTCACCAATGGAAGATTGGGGTTCCTATCCAAAAGATTCACAACAATATTAGTCATTTGTTTCATAGCTTTACCAGTTCTAGTCATGGCTGTAATGATGTCTACAAACTCAAAGTTTGATATAAGTTCAATCCTCGGCGTAGAAGTCCAAAATGCCACAGCATTAGATGTGG ACTCGAAGCCTACTACTACCAGCATACCAGATGACAAGCTGAATGATACTCAGGCTCATGTATTTGGAAGAGGTTCAG ATCCAGAATACGAGTACTCTCAACCTACCAGCACACCCGATGACAAACAACTTAGTAAAACTTTAGCATCCAGTTCAAGTGGAGGATCAG TTTCAGAAAATGATACCTCCCAGTCAACCAGCATTCACAATGTCAACTTGCTTAATGGAACTTTTGCTTCCAGGTTTGGTGAAAGACCAGGTTCAAGAAATGATTCGTCTGAATCTACCAGCATGGCTAATGATAAGTTGCTTGATGGTTTAAGCCCTCCTGGATTTGATGAAAGATCCTGCCTAAGCAAGTATGGTTCTGTCCTCTATCGCAAAATTTCATCCCACAAGCCCTCCCCATTTCTCCTTTCAAAACTGCGAAACTATGAAAATCTTCACAAACGCTGTGGGCCCTATACCGAACCCTACAACAGAACCTTAAAGATACTGAAATCTGGCCATGTAGGTAGTACCACAATGTGCAAATACGTTGTATGGAGACCTGATAATGGCTTGGGAAATAGGATGGTAAGCATCGCTTCATCATTTCTTTATGCTCTCCTCACTAACAGAGTCTTGCTTCTTGATCATGGGACTGACATGGCTGATCTCTTCTGCGAGCCATTTCCAAATACTTCATGGTTATTACCTATGGACTTTCCTCTTAGAAACCAATTTCGAAATTCTGAGCTGAGATATGCTCATAGTCTGGGAGGCATGCTAGAAAAAGACCGCAAAAACCTATTAATGGGGTCAACTCCACCATATCTATATCTTACTATTAAAAAACGTGATTATGATCTAGATAAAGAAATTTTCTACTGTGACAAAAACCAAGCTCTTCTTGGAAAAATCCCTTGGTTGATTCTGTTATCAGAGCAATATTTTGCCCCTTCATTCTTCTTGATTCCATCTTTCAAGAACGAGGCAACCAAATTGTTCCCTGAAAAAGAAACTGTTTTCCATCATTTGGGTCGATATCTTTTCAATCCCTCAAATCAAGTATGGAAGCAGCTAATCACCAGGTTCTATGATGCAAACCTAGCCAATGCAGATGAAAGGATTGGCCTCCAACTAAGGGTATTCCATGCTAATGCTGGTCAAATTCAAACTGTCGTGGATCAGTTATTAGCATGTACTCTAAAGAAGAAACTTCTACCAGAAATAGATACAAGAAATTCTGTTGCTTCCTCTTCCAACAACTGGACGTCAACAAAAGCTATTTTGATAACATCTTTATATCCTGagttctacaagaatttgagtAATAGGTATTTGGTGCACCCATCTTTGACAGGGGAAGTTTTTGGCGTGTACCAGCCAAGCCATGAAGGATATCAGCACCGAGGAGATAATAAGCACAATATGAAGGCATGGGCTGAAATATATCTCCTGAGTTTGTGTGATGTGTTGGTGACTAGTGCTTGGTCAACCTTTGGCTATGTGGCGCAAAGTCTTGGAGGTTTGAAACCATGGATTTTGCATAAGCCGGGGCATGGAGTTTATCTTCCTTGTAAACGAGCCACGTCTATGGAGCCTTGTTTCCATTATCCTTTCAGTTATGATTGCAAGTCAAAGAACAAAGTTGATGCTGGTAGTCTTGTTCCTTACATAAGGCAATGTGAGGATAGAGAGTTGGGGATCAAGTTGTTTGATGATGAACAATCGTAG
- the LOC110613328 gene encoding galactoside 2-alpha-L-fucosyltransferase isoform X2, which translates to METMKSFQSSLVPGENAKKSMASGVESEIHSPESPIFPTGKLLNGSLEPGINQESDSRNATSPGPEPTSKNTDKLLNGTSNPGLGKESGSRNDSSQVQPPRVGDDKLLQGLVPPGIFDEGSCLSRYQSMLYRQPSSNKPSSYLLSKLRNYEDLHKRCGPYSKAYNRAVRRLGARSTISRSSRGCKYIVWIPANGLGNRMLSMAATFLYALLTNRVLLVDHGDDMADLFCEPFPNSSWLLPRNFPLKQLGVLETRRAHSYGNMLKTGIVNMSNDQSLPSHLYLNLDHSDYDLDKKLFYCDESEAPLRKVTWLILLSDQYFSSYFFMSPAYKEEVSKLFPEKNTVFQYLGSYLFNPSNQAWGLITRFYDAYLAKADERIGLQIRVYAKTTPFQTVIDQIFACSLKENILPDIETQKSVPSHSQSKNKTSKAILITSLYSEFYANLSNMYWTRPTTTDEVIGVFQPSHEEYQHFGNNIHNMKAWAEIYLLSLSDVLVTSAWSTFGYVAQGLGGLKPWILHKTDDNKIPKPPCVRDLSMEPCFHFPPTYDCQAKVKTDAGSLFPYLRHCVDFNHGVKLVTEI; encoded by the exons ATGGAAACCATGAAAAGCTTTCAG TCAAGTCTAGTACCCGGAGAAAATGCTAAAAAATCTATGGCTTCAGGAGTTG AATCAGAAATTCATTCCCCTGAATCTCCCATCTTTCCTACTGGAAAATTGCTTAATGGTTCTTTGGAACCCGGAATTAATCAAGAATCAGATTCAAGAAATGCTACCTCTCCAGGACCTGAACCAACCAGCAAGAATACTGACAAACTGCTAAATGGAACTTCAAATCCAGGACTTGGCAAAGAATCAGGCTCAAGAAATGACTCTTCTCAGGTTCAACCTCCCAGAGTAGGTGATGATAAATTGCTTCAAGGACTTGTGCCTCCTGGAATATTTGATGAAGGATCCTGCTTAAGCAGATACCAATCTATGCTATATCGACAACCTTCATCGAATAAGCCCTCTTCGTATCTCCTTTCAAAACTACGCAACTACGAAGATCTTCACAAGCGATGTGGACCTTATTCGAAAGCTTATAACCGAGCAGTAAGAAGACTGGGAGCTAGGTCCACAATCAGTAGGAGCTCTAGAGGGTGTAAGTACATTGTATGGATACCTGCAAATGGCTTGGGGAACAGGATGTTAAGTATGGCTGCAACATTCCTCTATGCTCTCCTCACAAACCGAGTGCTTCTTGTCGATCATGGAGACGATATGGCTGATCTCTTCTGCGAGCCATTTCCTAATTCATCATGGTTATTGCCTAGAAACTTTCCACTCAAGCAGCTTGGAGTTTTGGAAACTAGACGAGCTCATAGTTATGGAAACATGTTAAAAACTGGCATTGTAAATATGTCGAATGATCAGTCACTGCCTTCTCATCTATATCTTAATCTTGATCATAGTGATTATGACCTTGATAAGAAGTTGTTCTACTGTGATGAAAGTGAAGCACCTCTCAGAAAGGTCACTTGGTTGATTCTATTGTCAGACCAATACTTTTCCTCTTATTTCTTCATGAGCCCAGCTTACAAGGAAGAGGTAAGTAAATTATTTCCTGAGAAGAATACTGTGTTTCAATACTTGGGTAGCTATCTTTTTAACCCCTCAAATCAGGCATGGGGTTTAATCACCAGGTTTTATGATGCATACCTTGCCAAAGCAGATGAAAGGATTGGCCTCCAAATCAGAGTTTATGCTAAAACTACGCCGTTTCAAACTGTTATAGATCAAATATTTGCTTGTTCTCTGAAGGAGAACATCCTACCAGATATAGAAACCCAGAAATCTGTACCTTCACATTCCCAGTCCAAAAACAAGACATCAAAAGCTATTTTAATAACTTCTTTATATTCTGAGTTTTATGCAAATTTAAGTAATATGTATTGGACAAGACCAACAACGACAGATGAAGTCATTGGAGTTTTCCAGCCAAGTCATGAAGAGTATCAACATTTTGGGAATAACATACACAACATGAAGGCATGGGCTGAAATTTATTTGTTAAGTCTGAGTGATGTGTTGGTGACTAGTGCTTGGTCTACTTTTGGCTATGTTGCTCAGGGACTAGGAGGATTGAAGCCGTGGATTCTGCACAAGACAGATGATAACAAAATCCCAAAACCACCTTGTGTTAGAGACTTGTCCATGGAGCCTTGTTTTCACTTTCCTCCAACCTATGATTGCCAAGCAAAGGTGAAAACCGATGCTGGTTCTCTGTTCCCTTATTTGAGACACTGTGTGGATTTCAATCATGGGGTGAAGCTGGTCACAGAGATTTGA
- the LOC110613328 gene encoding galactoside 2-alpha-L-fucosyltransferase isoform X1, with protein sequence METMKSFQVSKEKLGFDSQRFTTVLIVCLIALPVSLMVSMMYRNSTFQSSLVPGENAKKSMASGVESEIHSPESPIFPTGKLLNGSLEPGINQESDSRNATSPGPEPTSKNTDKLLNGTSNPGLGKESGSRNDSSQVQPPRVGDDKLLQGLVPPGIFDEGSCLSRYQSMLYRQPSSNKPSSYLLSKLRNYEDLHKRCGPYSKAYNRAVRRLGARSTISRSSRGCKYIVWIPANGLGNRMLSMAATFLYALLTNRVLLVDHGDDMADLFCEPFPNSSWLLPRNFPLKQLGVLETRRAHSYGNMLKTGIVNMSNDQSLPSHLYLNLDHSDYDLDKKLFYCDESEAPLRKVTWLILLSDQYFSSYFFMSPAYKEEVSKLFPEKNTVFQYLGSYLFNPSNQAWGLITRFYDAYLAKADERIGLQIRVYAKTTPFQTVIDQIFACSLKENILPDIETQKSVPSHSQSKNKTSKAILITSLYSEFYANLSNMYWTRPTTTDEVIGVFQPSHEEYQHFGNNIHNMKAWAEIYLLSLSDVLVTSAWSTFGYVAQGLGGLKPWILHKTDDNKIPKPPCVRDLSMEPCFHFPPTYDCQAKVKTDAGSLFPYLRHCVDFNHGVKLVTEI encoded by the exons ATGGAAACCATGAAAAGCTTTCAGGTGAGCAAAGAAAAGTTGGGATTTGATTCGCAGAGATTCACAACAGTTCTGATAGTGTGTTTGATTGCTTTGCCTGTGTCATTAATGGTATCAATGATGTATCGGAACTCGACGTTTCAGTCAAGTCTAGTACCCGGAGAAAATGCTAAAAAATCTATGGCTTCAGGAGTTG AATCAGAAATTCATTCCCCTGAATCTCCCATCTTTCCTACTGGAAAATTGCTTAATGGTTCTTTGGAACCCGGAATTAATCAAGAATCAGATTCAAGAAATGCTACCTCTCCAGGACCTGAACCAACCAGCAAGAATACTGACAAACTGCTAAATGGAACTTCAAATCCAGGACTTGGCAAAGAATCAGGCTCAAGAAATGACTCTTCTCAGGTTCAACCTCCCAGAGTAGGTGATGATAAATTGCTTCAAGGACTTGTGCCTCCTGGAATATTTGATGAAGGATCCTGCTTAAGCAGATACCAATCTATGCTATATCGACAACCTTCATCGAATAAGCCCTCTTCGTATCTCCTTTCAAAACTACGCAACTACGAAGATCTTCACAAGCGATGTGGACCTTATTCGAAAGCTTATAACCGAGCAGTAAGAAGACTGGGAGCTAGGTCCACAATCAGTAGGAGCTCTAGAGGGTGTAAGTACATTGTATGGATACCTGCAAATGGCTTGGGGAACAGGATGTTAAGTATGGCTGCAACATTCCTCTATGCTCTCCTCACAAACCGAGTGCTTCTTGTCGATCATGGAGACGATATGGCTGATCTCTTCTGCGAGCCATTTCCTAATTCATCATGGTTATTGCCTAGAAACTTTCCACTCAAGCAGCTTGGAGTTTTGGAAACTAGACGAGCTCATAGTTATGGAAACATGTTAAAAACTGGCATTGTAAATATGTCGAATGATCAGTCACTGCCTTCTCATCTATATCTTAATCTTGATCATAGTGATTATGACCTTGATAAGAAGTTGTTCTACTGTGATGAAAGTGAAGCACCTCTCAGAAAGGTCACTTGGTTGATTCTATTGTCAGACCAATACTTTTCCTCTTATTTCTTCATGAGCCCAGCTTACAAGGAAGAGGTAAGTAAATTATTTCCTGAGAAGAATACTGTGTTTCAATACTTGGGTAGCTATCTTTTTAACCCCTCAAATCAGGCATGGGGTTTAATCACCAGGTTTTATGATGCATACCTTGCCAAAGCAGATGAAAGGATTGGCCTCCAAATCAGAGTTTATGCTAAAACTACGCCGTTTCAAACTGTTATAGATCAAATATTTGCTTGTTCTCTGAAGGAGAACATCCTACCAGATATAGAAACCCAGAAATCTGTACCTTCACATTCCCAGTCCAAAAACAAGACATCAAAAGCTATTTTAATAACTTCTTTATATTCTGAGTTTTATGCAAATTTAAGTAATATGTATTGGACAAGACCAACAACGACAGATGAAGTCATTGGAGTTTTCCAGCCAAGTCATGAAGAGTATCAACATTTTGGGAATAACATACACAACATGAAGGCATGGGCTGAAATTTATTTGTTAAGTCTGAGTGATGTGTTGGTGACTAGTGCTTGGTCTACTTTTGGCTATGTTGCTCAGGGACTAGGAGGATTGAAGCCGTGGATTCTGCACAAGACAGATGATAACAAAATCCCAAAACCACCTTGTGTTAGAGACTTGTCCATGGAGCCTTGTTTTCACTTTCCTCCAACCTATGATTGCCAAGCAAAGGTGAAAACCGATGCTGGTTCTCTGTTCCCTTATTTGAGACACTGTGTGGATTTCAATCATGGGGTGAAGCTGGTCACAGAGATTTGA